Proteins encoded in a region of the Tripterygium wilfordii isolate XIE 37 chromosome 21, ASM1340144v1, whole genome shotgun sequence genome:
- the LOC119988854 gene encoding uncharacterized protein LOC119988854: MRPRGSVNESRRELSELVSGSREVSGSSGTFDKRFRSTKSSTPMLSVGMRRSTRVFGMAKGGDSALVLRSGRRLFPESGENRGRRVNDGDDWCHPMKNKNNSIRNSNDGKSSTTINDKRGQNGWARDVEVNPGVINVDGAEIEVSTDVKIEHSKDRKMFGLVYSRKRKERDVQCHESSGGSENRKQRMRLYHRRQWKKNDRSVLGMEREGMDGIPCMLAVVVEGTCGGSSLWFSCFLRVVLSYMKRAIVRLSQLTAFLSTEPVYNAYASQGIRFLQGPPLPGKGVCKFFAARQFVPLFSVNFSAVPGCFTYMHQIMHFRISFRLFGLVNKAMSQMDADATGGITSDDEESDVRIPSDCILSGNMPRLPEVDSFVNRLVLHSPVRGRNTQTRNGINSRSIQKRRSSSTRRKARNLSPVIMHKANGALVSDLICSRKNGIPFSSVVSKNKIRSSIRRESTPNLRQLRTTVVGLPVNAGLSTCSANLLIIESDRCYREAGATVILEISDSREWSLAIKIGGSTKFTHKAEKVMRPCSCNRFTNAIIWSGDDNWKLEFPDRQEWFIFKDLYKYCSDRNVAISVVKAIPVPGVHEVSGYETSNEAPFRRPVSYISIKDSEIARAMAKRSANYDMDSEDEEWLREFNNESAKDEVNEQVSEDKFELMVDTFEKACYHSPVGLIDDKAYIDLCLDLGAKEVVESVYNYWMKKRKQKRSALLRVFQVHQVKKGSPVPKPPLRKKRSFKRQASQLGKAKQPISLQAIAKRDALEEKNAMLKVKEAKITANRSMGSAVRKRKRAQLYMENADLAIYRAVTAFRIAETAKLYGLPDDFDAAADFWDFYS, translated from the exons ATGAGACCACGTGGCAGTGTGAACGAGTCAAGACGGGAACTCAGTGAGTTGGTGTCCGGGTCAAGAGAGGTCAGTGGTTCGAGTGGAACATTCGATAAGCGATTTCGTTCGACGAAGAGCAGCACGCCAATGCTTTCGGTTGGTATGCGGCGTAGTACAAGGGTGTTTGGGATGGCGAAAGGGGGGGACAGTGCGCTTGTGTTGCGGTCAGGGCGCCGCCTCTTCCCGGAATCTGGTGAGAACAGAGGCAGGAGAGTCAACGACGGGGATGATTGGTGCCATCCTATGAAGAATAAGAACAACAGTATTAGGAACAGCAACGATGGCAAGAGTAGCACCACCATTAACGACAAGAGGGGACAAAATGGATGGGCCCGTGATGTTGAAGTGAATCCAGGCGTTATCAATGTCGACGGTGCTGAAATTGAAGTGTCCACAGACgttaaaattgagcattcgaaaGATAGAAAGATGTTTGGGCTTGTTTACAGTaggaaaaggaaggaaagaGATGTGCAGTGTCATGAAAGTTCTGGTGGTTCAGAGAATAGGAAGCAGAGGATGCGTCTGTATCATCGTAGGCAATGGAAGAAGAATGATAGGAGTGTGCTTGGTATGGAGCGAGAGGGGATGGATGGGATTCCTTGCATGCttgctgttgttgttgaggGTACTTGTGGTGGCTCTTCTCTATGGTTTTCTTGCTTTCTGCGGGTTGTTTTAAGTTACATGAAGAGGGCTATCGTGAGGTTGTCCCAGCTTACTGCATTTCTATCAACGGAGCCAGTTTACAATGCTTATGCTTCTCAGGGCATTCGTTTCTTGCAG GGCCCTCCTCTTCCTGGCAAGGGAGTTTGCAAGTTTTTTGCAGCCAGGCAGTTTGTACCATTGTTTTCTGTTAATTTTTCTGCGGTTCCAGGGTGTTTTACTTACATGCATCAAATTATGCATTTTAGAATTAGTTTTCGGTTATTTGGACTTGTAAATAAGGCAATGAGCCAAATGGATGCGGACGCAACTGGTGGAATAACgtctgatgatgaagaatcagaTGTGCGCATCCCTTCAGACTGTATTTTGTCTGGAAATATGCCAAGACTTCCTGAAGTTGATAGTTTTGTTAACAGGCTGGTATTACATTCACCTGTTAGAGGCCGAAATACTCAGACCCGGAATGGAATAAATTCTAGGAGTATACAGAAAAGGAGGAGTTCCTCGACGAGGAGGAAAGCTAGAAATCTTTCACCTGTCATTATGCACAAAGCCAATGGAGCTTTGGTTTCTGATCTCATCTGTAGTAGGAAAAATGGCATTCCTTTCTCCTCTGTGGTGTCTAAGAATAAGATTAGGAGTTCAATTCGGCGTGAATCCACTCCTAATCTTAGACAACTGAGGACTACCGTGGTTGGATTGCCAGTAAATGCTGGCTTGTCCACTTGCTCTGCGAACTTATTAATTATTGAATCAGACAGATGTTACAGGGAAGCTGGAGCCACTGTTATATTAGAAATATCCGACTCAAGAGAGTGGTCGCTTGCGATCAAGATAGGTGGATCAACAAAATTCACTCACAAAGCGGAGAAAGTTATGAGGCCATGCTCATGCAACCGCTTTACGAATGCTATTATATGGTCTGGGGATGATAATTGGAAGTTGGAGTTTCCTGACCGGCAGGAATGGTTCATTTTCAAGGATCTTTACAAGTATTGTTCTGATCGAAATGTGGCCATTTCTGTGGTGAAGGCCATCCCTGTTCCTGGAGTACATGAAGTGTCAGGTTATGAAACTAGCAACGAAGCTCCATTTCGCAGACCAGTTTCGTACATTTCTATTAAAGACAGCGAGATTGCAAGAGCTATGGCAAAGAGATCTGCAAATTATGACATGGATTCTGAAGATGAGGAATGGCTGAGGGAATTCAATAATGAATCTGCCAAAGATGAAGTTAATGAGCAGGTTTCTGAGGATAAGTTTGAGTTAATGGTTGATACCTTCGAGAAAGCCTGTTACCACAGTCCAGTTGGTCTTATAGATGATAAAGCCTATATTGATTTATGTTTGGATCTCGGCGCGAAGGAAGTAGTTGAATCTGTGTATAATTATTGGATGAAAAAACGGAAGCAAAAACGGTCGGCACTGCTTAGGGTTTTCCAG GTTCATCAAGTGAAGAAAGGTTCACCGGTTCCAAAGCCGCCTCTACGCAAAAAAAGATCATTCAAAAGACAGGCAAGCCAGCTCGGAAAAGCCAAACAACCAATTTCCTTGCAAG CTATAGCTAAGCGGGATGCTTTGGAAGAAAAGAATGCCATGCTTAAAGTCAAGGAAGCTAAGATCACCGCAAACAGATCCATGGGATCGGCTGTTCGGAAAAGGAAAAGAGCTCAGCTTTATATGGAGAATGCCGATTTGGCAATTTACAGAGCTGTTACGGCTTTTAGAATTGCGGAAACTGCTAAATTATATGGATTACCTGATGATTTTGATGCTGCGGCTGACTTTTGGGATTTTTATTCTTGA
- the LOC119988853 gene encoding uncharacterized protein LOC119988853 has product MQSRRYDEYTRFSPASKARNYRRYEMDQDSYLMSRRHRSPPRSRRSLSPYKTDGARRVFPEISERRDYGWHSGHGRTEEVRSGSPTHLQDSRKRAHFDEGVVHGVHNYIGDMGFNDGKNSRLKHAYEYDHVSRTSKEKDYGENIITGVEAHGVLRQKSIAIEDPIERGSYRLPNYSETDGHLKLSSRRIDTGRFDREQLRYQEPLPTDNLVTMQSYEGEKSGFPLRDIPYGMRPESHSKDFVSTTHSKDFVGTSSGISRSEILGSYQDGRHLHASDEYTRVSGTLTKPMGFPVHDRRPHVGHETDPEAVRRNTTSYSHGAYSPNRVEQGYLCPKSQGPGEDDRGYLYDKVYNVMRPRTQLAHDHSQMEYDQLELSRQTVMLGDRVDSTEDPFENLHNSSTRDHPTLPNLTNSNNVNCSGPSYALNQGWESRDSEHPEFDMRAERDYKLPRLGVPENHTLQNSSLDYGFGRDFSLKSQNEEPRSHSIYDLEIDRISVRRHRVEEQDCAMHETSDKMLHRRHSLDEDIMRHDPRAIMSRRWNIPEEFEDLCDSDEEWIDEDMSDLHSYRNRTLVHPEYRETDRVYDGPDHPRDFTSDGWLPSQDSWANANRHPVRHYKSSGKHVKNHSRSGSLRWYNSHHAVRSGIREQHKVWKRNDEVEHPYNADTPENFGGHAKFESSEDTEEFKKLVHEAFFKYYKRLNVNLAVRRRYKEQGKAGSLYCIVCGRSLSKEFMDTKRLVTHAFMSHKVGLRAQHLGLQRAICVLMGWNIVPPQDTVTWVPEVLSASDAWAQKEDLILWPPVVIIHNISMSNNNPERQKVLPIEQVETFLRGQGFVGVKMKMCLGKPADQSVMIVKFLGTFSGLGSAERIHKYFADKNHGRVEFERKTSRNKSSSSWDAGMQGNKVEEHLLYGYMGIADDLDTLDFNTKNRVAIKSKKEILDFANSPVEPAGR; this is encoded by the exons ATGCAATCTAGAAGGTATGATGAATACACAAGATTCTCTCCTGCTTCGAAGGCACGAAATTATCGTAGATATGAAATGGATCAAGATTCATATTTGATGTCTCGCCGCCATAGGTCTCCACCACGTTCTCGAAGGAGTTTGAGCCCTTATAAAACCGATGGGGCTAGAAGGGTTTTCCCTGAGATTTCTGAGAGGAGGGACTATGGTTGGCATTCTGGGCATGGCAGGACTGAGGAGGTTCGGTCTGGATCACCCACACATTTACAAGATTCGCGCAAAAGGGCTCATTTTGATGAGGGGGTTGTGCATGGGGTGCATAACTATATTGGGGATATGGGTTTTAACGATGGTAAAAATTCTAGATTGAAACATGCTTATGAGTATGATCATGTTTCTAGAACAAGCAAAGAAAAAGATTATGGTGAGAACATAATTACTGGTGTTGAGGCGCATGGGGTGTTGAGGCAGAAATCAATAGCAATAGAAGATCCCATTGAGCGAGGGTCTTATCGTTTGCCCAATTATTCAGAAACTGATGGGCATCTAAAATTGTCATCACGGAGGATTGATACAGGTAGGTTTGACCGTGAACAACTAAGGTACCAGGAGCCATTGCCAACAGATAATTTAGTGACAATGCAATCTTATGAAGGAGAGAAATCTGGGTTTCCTTTGAGGGATATCCCGTACGGCATGAGGCCAGAATCTCACTCCAAAGATTTTGTTAGCACCACTCATTCTAAAGATTTTGTGGGCACCTCTTCAGGAATTTCTAGGAGTGAGATTTTGGGTTCTTATCAGGATGGCCGTCACTTGCATGCTTCAGATGAATATACAAGGGTTAGTGGCACACTCACCAAGCCAATGGGTTTTCCTGTCCACGATAGAAGACCGCATGTAGGTCATGAGACAGACCCTGAAGCTGTAAGGAGGAACACAACTAGTTACTCTCATGGTGCTTATAGCCCTAACAGGGTTGAGCAAGGCTACTTATGCCCAAAATCACAGGGACCAGGAGAAGATGATCGTGGATACCTATACGATAAAGTATATAATGTAATGCGTCCACGTACTCAACTAGCACATGATCACTCTCAAATGGAGTATGATCAGTTAGAATTGTCAAGGCAAACTGTTATGCTTGGAGACAGGGTTGATAGTACTGAGGATCCTTTTGAAAATCTGCACAATAGCAGTACAAGAGACCATCCAACATTACCAAACCTGACAAATTCAAACAACGTCAATTGTAGCGGACCATCATATGCTCTAAACCAAGGCTGGGAGTCCAGGGATTCTGAGCATCCTGAGTTCGATATGAGAGCAGAACGAGATTATAAATTACCTCGTTTGGGTGTACCGGAGAATCATACCCTTCAAAATTCTAGTCTGGATTATGGTTTTGGAAGAGACTTTTCTCTCAAATCTCAAAATGAAGAGCCACGTAGCCATTCCATATATGATCTGGAAATAGATCGAATTTCTGTGAGAAGACACAGAGTGGAGGAGCAAGACTGTGCCATGCACGAAACATCAGATAAGATGCTTCATAGGAGACACAGTTTGGATGAAGACATTATGAGGCATGATCCTAGAGCTATTATGTCAAGAAGATGGAACATACCAGAAGAGTTTGAGGACTTATGTGATAGTGATGAGGAGTGGATTGATGAAGACATGAGTGACTTGCATTCTTATAGAAACAGGACACTTGTCCACCCTGAATACAGAGAGACTGATAGAGTATATGATGGGCCAGACCATCCTCGAGATTTCACATCTGATGGCTGGTTGCCTTCTCAAGATTCCTGGGCAAATGCAAATAGACATCCAGTCAGACATTATAAAAGTAGTGGGAAACATGTAAAAAATCATTCAAGATCTGGTTCTCTGAGATGGTATAATTCACACCATGCTGTGAGGAGTGGTATTCGCGAACAGCATAAAGTCTGGAAAAGAAATGATGAGGTtgaacatccatataatgctgaCACACCAGAAAATTTTGGAGGTCATGCAAAATTTGAATCGTCTGAGGATACTGAAGAGTTTAAGAAGCTGGTCCATGAAGCCTTTTTCAAGTATTATAAGAGGTTGAATGTGAACCTAGCTGTTCGAAGAAGATACAAGGAGCAAGGAAAAGCTGGTAGTTTGTACTGCATCGTATGTGGCAGAAG CCTCTCGAAGGAGTTTATGGACACAAAACGCCTTGTAACCCATGCCTTCATGTCTCACAAGGTTGGGTTAAGAGCACAGCATTTGGGACTTCAAAGAGCAATATGCGTTTTAATGGGATGGAATATTGTTCCTCCACAGGATACTGTAACATGGGTTCCTGAAGTATTGTCAGCTTCTGATGCTTGGGCTCAGAAGGAGGACCTAATTCTCTGGCCTCCAGTTGTCATCATCCACAACATTTCCATGTCAAACAACAATCCTGAACGACAGAAGGTTTTACCTATTGAACAGGTTGAGACTTTCCTTAGAG GTCAAGGTTTTGTTGGGGTGAAGATGAAGATGTGCTTAGGGAAGCCTGCAGACCAAAGTGTTATGATAGTGAAATTTTTGGGAACTTTCAGTGGACTGGGTAGTGCAGAGAGGATTCACAAGTATTTTGCTGATAAAAATCACGGACGGGTAGAATTTGAGCGAAAGACATCCAGGAACAAAAGCAGCAGCAGTTGGGATGCGGGAATGCAAGGAAACAAGGTGGAAGAGCACCTTCTCTATGGTTACATGGGGATTGCAGATGATTTGGATACGTTGGACTTCAATACCAAAAACCGGGTTGCCATAAAAAGCAAGAAAGAAATTCTGGACTTTGCAAATTCTCCTGTTGAACCAGCTGGACGGTAG
- the LOC119989670 gene encoding uncharacterized protein LOC119989670 produces the protein MNTGSMGSSSGRRSVDGNEEVEMPILTISTLQEREEEIEKKKMEVKEKVELQLGRAGEATRRLVQILEELEVLDDPMRKEVAVVRKKIDMANREQKSLGQSCHKKEKEYKEALEAFNGKSKEKAQLVSTLMELLTESERLRMKKLEELSINTESIN, from the exons ATGAATACAGGAAGCATGGGCAGCAGCAGTGGCAGAAGATCAGTTGATGGGAATGAAGAAGTGGAGATGCCAATATTGACTATATCCACATtgcaagaaagagaagaagagattgagaagaagaagatggaggtGAAGGAGAAAGTTGAGCTTCAACTGGGGCGTGCCGGAGAGGCAACCCGACGACTTGTACAAATTCTGGAA GAGCTGGAGGTGCTGGACGATCCCATGAGGAAAGAAGTTGCAGTTGTCCGTAAAAAGATCGATATGGCTAATCGAGAGCAAAAGTCTCTAGGACAGAGCTGCCATAAGAAG GAGAAAGAATATAAAGAAGCGCTGGAAGCTTTCAATGGAAAGAGCAAAGAAAAGGCTCAGCTTGTCAGCACATTAATGGAG CTGCTGACAGAGAGTGAGAGATTAAGAATGAAGAAGCTGGAGGAACTGAGCATTAATACAGAATCCATAAATTAG